The following proteins are co-located in the Acidimicrobiia bacterium genome:
- a CDS encoding carcinine hydrolase/isopenicillin-N N-acyltransferase family protein, producing the protein MCDVVAIVSDDEILFAKNSDRDANESQFLEWQQRADHPAGSTLRCTHVEIPQAEQTWAVLLSRPFWMWGAEMGANEHGVVIGNEAVFTRHSVPKTGLTGMDLVRLALERARNADEAVETITSLAATHGQGGRCGYERTSFRYHSSFIIADRAGARLLETAGNHWAVEDIRGTRTISNGLTIPDFAAENSDRLKTALSGCKVRRALTEQRASGGTDVSTLMSVLRDHGGTEWPTYRRLNGTQHMPCQHGGSGIISSLSTASWVSRLSEDGVQHWVTATSSPCLSLFKPVSVDDPLALGPTPEGIAGNSLWWTHERLHRRVMKDPETLASIFADEREALESQWLHDIPYSAEAFAEHRRRLDDWLERVGEPTTDTRPGFARRYWAKRNRLARISLAS; encoded by the coding sequence ATGTGTGACGTTGTGGCGATCGTCTCCGACGACGAGATCCTCTTCGCCAAGAACTCCGACCGCGACGCCAACGAGTCGCAGTTCCTGGAATGGCAGCAGCGAGCCGACCATCCCGCGGGATCGACGCTGCGGTGCACCCACGTCGAGATTCCCCAGGCCGAGCAGACCTGGGCGGTACTGCTGAGCCGACCGTTCTGGATGTGGGGCGCCGAGATGGGCGCCAACGAGCACGGAGTGGTGATCGGAAACGAGGCAGTGTTCACCCGTCACTCGGTCCCGAAGACCGGGCTCACGGGCATGGATCTCGTGCGACTTGCGCTCGAGCGGGCCCGCAACGCCGACGAGGCCGTCGAAACGATCACTTCCCTCGCCGCCACACACGGCCAGGGTGGCCGCTGCGGGTACGAGCGGACGTCGTTCCGCTACCACAGCAGCTTCATCATCGCGGACCGCGCCGGTGCACGTCTGTTGGAGACAGCAGGCAACCACTGGGCCGTCGAGGACATCCGCGGGACCCGCACGATCTCCAACGGGCTCACGATTCCCGACTTTGCCGCGGAGAACTCCGACCGGCTGAAGACGGCCCTGTCGGGATGCAAGGTCCGTCGCGCGCTCACGGAGCAACGTGCCTCGGGAGGAACCGACGTTTCGACCCTCATGTCCGTGCTGCGCGACCACGGTGGCACGGAATGGCCCACCTACCGCCGGCTCAACGGGACGCAGCACATGCCCTGTCAGCACGGTGGGAGCGGGATCATCTCCTCGCTCTCCACGGCCAGCTGGGTCAGCCGACTGAGCGAGGATGGCGTGCAGCACTGGGTGACCGCCACGTCGTCGCCGTGCCTGAGTCTCTTCAAGCCGGTGTCGGTGGACGACCCCCTCGCCCTGGGGCCCACACCGGAGGGCATTGCCGGCAACTCCCTGTGGTGGACACACGAGCGCCTTCACCGGCGCGTCATGAAGGATCCCGAGACGTTGGCGAGCATCTTCGCCGACGAGCGCGAAGCACTCGAGTCCCAGTGGCTGCACGACATCCCGTACAGCGCCGAGGCCTTCGCGGAGCACCGTCGCCGCCTCGATGACTGGCTGGAACGGGTCGGTGAGCCGACCACCGACACCCGGCCGGGTTTCGCCCGGCGCTACTGGGCAAAGCGCAACCGCCTCGCCCGAATCAGCCTGGCGTCGTAG
- the cysN gene encoding sulfate adenylyltransferase subunit CysN, whose amino-acid sequence MSHRSELIADDILAYLEEHERKDLLRFLTCGSVDDGKSTLIGRLLHDSKLIYEDQLAAVEADSTTSGSVAGDLDLALLMDGLKAEREQGITIDVAYRYFSTARRKFIIADTPGHEQYTRNMVTGASTCQLAIILIDARHGVQAQTKRHSFIASLLGIDKIVVAVNKMDLVDWSEERFREIADHYTEFMDRLDITEPYVIPMSALKGDGVVEPGDNMGWFEGPPLMEYLETVPVGDDREVADFRFPVQMVLRPDLAFRGFAGTVSSGVVRPGDEVVALPSGKVSTVERIVTFDGDLDAAGPETAVTITLTDEIDLSRGDMLVHPENPPRRAHDVDAMVVWMAEEPMVQGREYLVRQTTSTTTGRISSLQHRVDINTLETEPAPGLELNEIGRCTVSLDREILFDPYAHHRHTGSFILVDRLSNATVGAGMIVDDEAGWSAVPDEHLTRHTSAITPEEREARYGQRAVTVFLTGLTGSGKSAIATALERKLFAAGRGTIRLDGENMRLGVSRDLGFTSAERSENVRRAAEMARLVNDQGLICIAALVAPRASVREKARELIGGDRFIAVYLDAPVDVCRDRDDSGVYEAADRGEIAFLPGVSAPYEVPIDADLVLDTVGEDVGACVDRVVALLDDRGFLNPRRNTT is encoded by the coding sequence ATGAGTCACCGCTCCGAGCTCATTGCCGACGACATCCTCGCCTACCTCGAGGAGCACGAGCGCAAGGACCTCCTGCGTTTCCTCACGTGCGGATCCGTCGACGACGGCAAGTCGACCCTCATCGGTCGGCTGCTCCACGACTCCAAGCTCATCTACGAGGACCAGCTCGCCGCGGTGGAGGCCGACTCCACGACGTCGGGCTCGGTGGCCGGCGATCTCGACCTGGCACTGCTCATGGACGGCCTCAAGGCCGAACGTGAGCAGGGCATCACCATCGACGTCGCTTACCGCTACTTCTCGACGGCCCGCCGGAAGTTCATCATTGCCGACACGCCCGGCCATGAGCAGTACACGCGCAACATGGTCACGGGCGCCTCCACCTGCCAGCTGGCGATCATTCTCATCGACGCCCGCCACGGCGTTCAGGCCCAGACGAAGCGCCACTCTTTCATCGCCTCGCTGCTCGGTATCGACAAGATCGTGGTCGCGGTCAACAAGATGGACCTCGTCGACTGGTCGGAGGAGCGATTCCGCGAGATCGCCGATCACTACACCGAATTCATGGACCGACTCGACATCACCGAGCCGTACGTCATCCCGATGTCCGCCCTGAAGGGCGACGGCGTGGTCGAGCCCGGCGACAACATGGGCTGGTTCGAGGGCCCTCCACTCATGGAGTACCTCGAGACGGTCCCGGTGGGTGACGACCGCGAAGTCGCCGACTTCCGCTTTCCCGTGCAGATGGTTCTGCGCCCGGACCTGGCCTTTCGGGGATTCGCCGGAACTGTGTCGTCGGGGGTCGTGCGTCCCGGCGACGAGGTCGTGGCCCTCCCGTCGGGGAAGGTGTCGACTGTCGAGAGAATCGTCACCTTCGACGGCGACCTCGATGCTGCCGGGCCCGAGACGGCTGTCACGATCACGCTCACCGACGAGATCGATCTGTCGCGCGGGGACATGCTCGTGCACCCCGAGAACCCTCCCCGCCGCGCCCACGATGTCGACGCCATGGTCGTGTGGATGGCGGAGGAACCGATGGTGCAGGGGCGCGAGTATCTGGTCCGCCAGACGACGTCCACGACCACCGGCCGGATCTCCTCGCTCCAGCACCGTGTCGACATCAACACACTCGAGACCGAACCGGCACCCGGTCTCGAGCTGAACGAGATCGGGCGGTGCACGGTGTCGCTCGACCGGGAGATCCTCTTCGACCCGTACGCGCACCACCGGCACACCGGCTCGTTCATCCTGGTCGACCGCCTGTCGAACGCCACCGTCGGGGCGGGGATGATCGTGGACGACGAAGCAGGTTGGTCGGCCGTCCCCGACGAGCACCTCACGCGTCACACCTCGGCGATCACTCCGGAGGAACGCGAGGCGCGTTACGGCCAGCGTGCGGTCACGGTGTTCCTGACCGGGCTCACGGGCTCGGGCAAGTCCGCCATCGCCACGGCACTCGAGCGAAAGCTCTTCGCGGCCGGGCGCGGGACCATCAGGCTCGACGGCGAGAACATGCGCCTCGGCGTGTCGCGCGACCTGGGATTCACCTCGGCCGAGCGCTCGGAGAACGTCCGACGGGCCGCTGAGATGGCCCGCCTTGTGAACGATCAGGGTCTCATCTGCATCGCAGCACTCGTGGCGCCCAGGGCGTCGGTGCGTGAGAAGGCCCGGGAGCTCATCGGAGGCGACCGCTTCATCGCGGTGTACCTCGACGCTCCGGTCGACGTGTGCCGCGATCGCGACGATTCCGGTGTGTACGAGGCTGCAGATCGAGGTGAGATCGCCTTCCTCCCCGGTGTTTCGGCACCGTATGAGGTCCCGATCGACGCCGACCTCGTTCTGGACACCGTGGGAGAGGACGTCGGCGCCTGCGTCGACCGGGTCGTCGCTCTCCTCGACGACCGCGGGTTCCTCAACCCGCGACGGAACACGACCTGA
- the cysD gene encoding sulfate adenylyltransferase subunit CysD, producing MTTTELPDLSMTHLQQLEAESIHIIREVAAEFEKPVMMYSIGKDSSCMLHLARKAFHPAPIPFPLLHVDTTWKFRDMITFRDRTAEELGLDLIVHTNEEGRAQGINPFDHGSRNYTDIMKTQALKQALEVGGFDAAFGGARRDEERSRAKERVFSFRDRNHRWDPKNQRPELWNLYNGRVNDGESIRVFPLSNWTELDVWQYIWLEDIPIVPLYYSAERPVVERDGTLIMVDDDRFRFEPDEEPEMRSVRFRTLGCYPLSGAVESTATTLPEIIQEMLLATRSEREGRVIDYDQSGSMEEKKKEGYF from the coding sequence ATGACCACAACCGAGCTTCCCGACCTCTCGATGACGCATCTCCAGCAGCTGGAGGCGGAGTCGATCCACATCATCCGGGAGGTCGCCGCCGAGTTCGAGAAGCCGGTGATGATGTACTCCATCGGCAAGGACTCCTCGTGCATGCTGCACCTGGCGCGCAAGGCGTTTCACCCGGCGCCGATCCCGTTCCCGTTGTTGCACGTCGACACCACGTGGAAGTTCCGCGACATGATCACCTTCCGCGATCGCACGGCGGAGGAGCTCGGTCTCGATCTCATCGTGCACACGAACGAGGAGGGCCGGGCGCAGGGCATCAACCCCTTCGACCACGGATCGCGTAACTACACCGACATCATGAAGACGCAGGCCCTGAAGCAGGCACTCGAGGTCGGTGGCTTCGATGCGGCCTTCGGAGGCGCCCGTCGAGACGAGGAGCGGTCACGGGCCAAGGAGCGCGTGTTCTCGTTTCGTGACCGGAACCATCGCTGGGATCCCAAGAACCAGCGACCCGAGCTGTGGAACCTCTACAACGGACGTGTCAACGACGGAGAGTCGATCCGGGTCTTCCCGCTGAGCAACTGGACCGAGCTCGACGTGTGGCAGTACATCTGGCTCGAGGACATCCCGATCGTGCCGCTCTACTACTCCGCCGAGCGCCCGGTGGTGGAGCGCGACGGAACCCTGATCATGGTCGACGACGACCGCTTCCGCTTCGAGCCCGATGAAGAGCCCGAGATGCGCTCCGTGCGTTTCCGCACCCTCGGCTGCTACCCGTTGTCCGGTGCCGTCGAGTCCACCGCCACGACCCTCCCCGAGATCATCCAGGAGATGCTGCTCGCCACGCGTTCCGAACGCGAGGGGCGGGTCATCGACTACGACCAGTCGGGCTCCATGGAGGAGAAGAAGAAGGAGGGGTACTTCTAG
- a CDS encoding aminotransferase class III-fold pyridoxal phosphate-dependent enzyme, which yields MDEYPDRATLFETFAAHVNAGKAAFFESTGFDAVIGERGGAVFHDAYDDRQWINCHSNGGVFNLGHRNPDVLHAVREALDHVDIGNHHLVSGYRTALAERLSATTEDLLSGVVFGVSGGEAVDLAIKVARASTGRSGVVSAVGGYHGHTGLALATGDPEYRAPFGPNPPEFTQVSFDDLDALAVAVDDTTAAVLLEPIPATLGMPIPSPDYLAGVREICDRHGARLILDEVQTGLGRTGRMWSWQHEGVVPDVLVTGKGLSGGIYPITATLMTREVHSLFDTHPFVHVSTYGGAEPGCAAALAVLDIVESPGFLERVEELGRRFAAGFEGAPFTLRRRGLFMGLAFDEPDGGMLATKALFDQGVFALYANNDTRVLQFLPTMTLSDSEADEIIATVRGALG from the coding sequence ATGGACGAGTACCCGGACCGCGCCACACTGTTCGAGACGTTCGCCGCGCACGTCAACGCCGGCAAGGCCGCGTTCTTCGAGAGCACGGGCTTCGACGCCGTCATCGGCGAACGGGGAGGCGCCGTGTTCCACGACGCCTATGACGACCGGCAGTGGATCAACTGCCACAGCAACGGCGGTGTGTTCAATCTCGGCCACCGCAACCCCGACGTGCTGCACGCTGTACGCGAGGCTCTCGACCACGTCGACATCGGGAACCACCACCTCGTCAGTGGCTACCGCACGGCGCTCGCCGAACGGCTGTCGGCGACGACCGAGGACCTCCTGAGCGGTGTGGTCTTCGGTGTCAGCGGCGGTGAGGCGGTCGACCTCGCGATCAAGGTCGCTCGGGCGTCGACCGGACGCTCGGGTGTCGTTTCGGCCGTCGGCGGGTACCACGGCCACACGGGCCTCGCTCTCGCCACAGGTGACCCCGAGTACCGTGCCCCGTTCGGCCCGAACCCCCCGGAGTTCACGCAGGTCTCTTTCGACGACCTCGACGCGCTCGCCGTGGCGGTCGATGACACGACGGCCGCCGTACTCCTCGAGCCGATCCCCGCCACGCTCGGCATGCCGATCCCGTCGCCCGACTACCTGGCCGGTGTTCGGGAGATCTGCGACCGCCACGGCGCGCGCCTCATCCTCGACGAGGTGCAGACCGGCCTCGGTCGTACCGGGCGGATGTGGTCGTGGCAACACGAAGGCGTCGTGCCCGACGTCCTCGTGACGGGAAAGGGCCTGAGCGGTGGCATCTACCCCATCACGGCCACGCTGATGACCCGGGAGGTCCACTCGCTGTTCGACACCCACCCGTTCGTCCACGTCTCCACCTACGGAGGTGCCGAACCGGGCTGCGCGGCCGCTCTCGCCGTCCTCGACATCGTGGAGTCTCCGGGGTTCCTGGAGCGCGTCGAGGAGTTGGGTCGCCGCTTCGCGGCCGGCTTCGAAGGTGCCCCGTTCACCCTCCGGCGCCGGGGCCTCTTCATGGGACTGGCATTCGACGAACCGGACGGAGGCATGCTGGCGACGAAGGCGCTCTTCGACCAGGGCGTCTTTGCCCTCTATGCCAACAACGACACCCGCGTCCTCCAGTTCCTCCCCACGATGACGCTCTCCGACAGTGAGGCCGACGAGATCATCGCCACCGTCCGGGGTGCTCTCGGATGA
- a CDS encoding acyl-CoA dehydrogenase family protein has protein sequence MMTMYDDTHELFRESFRSFAENEVAPHITEWEEAGIMDREVYAKAGTHGFLAMAVPEEYGGGGNCDFRFNALIGEELARVGSGGAGIGITLHNDVCTPYFIEYCTPEQSTRWMPGIASGELITAVAMTEPGTGSDLAGIATTAVRDGDEYILNGAKTFITNGINSDLVIVAATTDSEAGRGGLSLIVVERDTEGFERGRNLDKIGLHSNDTAELFFTDARVPVSNLLGEEGRGFEYLGFNLAQERLSIALYGAATARAALGWTVDYVKERTAFGQPISGFQNTKFVLAEVETEIDVTETYVADAVMRHNGGALSPVGAAKVKLWATEVQRRVIDRCLQLFGGYGYMTEYPIARAYADARVTTIYGGTSEIMKTIIAKEVLA, from the coding sequence ATGATGACGATGTACGACGACACCCACGAGCTGTTCCGCGAGAGCTTCCGCTCCTTCGCCGAGAACGAGGTCGCTCCCCACATCACGGAGTGGGAGGAGGCGGGCATCATGGACCGGGAGGTGTACGCCAAGGCGGGCACCCACGGGTTTCTGGCGATGGCGGTCCCCGAGGAGTACGGCGGCGGTGGAAACTGCGACTTCCGGTTCAACGCCCTGATCGGCGAGGAGCTCGCACGTGTCGGATCGGGCGGTGCCGGAATCGGCATCACCCTGCACAACGACGTCTGCACCCCCTACTTCATCGAGTACTGCACCCCCGAGCAGTCGACGCGGTGGATGCCCGGAATCGCCTCCGGTGAGCTCATCACCGCGGTCGCCATGACCGAGCCGGGTACCGGTTCCGACCTGGCGGGGATCGCCACGACCGCCGTGCGCGACGGCGACGAGTACATCCTCAACGGGGCCAAGACCTTCATCACCAACGGCATCAACTCAGACCTCGTGATCGTCGCCGCCACGACCGACTCCGAGGCCGGCCGTGGTGGCCTGTCGCTCATCGTCGTCGAGCGGGACACCGAGGGCTTCGAGCGCGGCCGGAACCTCGACAAGATCGGTTTGCACTCCAACGACACCGCCGAGCTCTTCTTCACCGACGCGCGGGTCCCGGTGTCCAACCTCCTGGGCGAGGAAGGACGCGGCTTCGAGTACCTCGGCTTCAACCTGGCGCAGGAGCGTCTGTCCATCGCCCTCTACGGCGCGGCAACTGCTCGCGCCGCGCTGGGATGGACGGTCGACTACGTCAAGGAGCGGACCGCATTCGGCCAACCCATCTCGGGCTTTCAGAACACGAAGTTCGTGCTCGCCGAGGTGGAGACCGAGATCGACGTCACCGAGACATACGTGGCCGACGCCGTGATGCGCCACAACGGTGGAGCCCTGTCACCGGTCGGAGCCGCCAAGGTGAAACTGTGGGCCACCGAGGTCCAGCGCAGAGTCATCGACCGGTGCCTCCAGTTGTTCGGCGGCTACGGCTACATGACGGAGTACCCGATCGCCCGGGCCTACGCCGACGCGCGGGTCACGACGATCTACGGCGGTACGTCGGAGATCATGAAGACGATCATCGCCAAGGAGGTCCTCGCCTGA
- a CDS encoding DUF6206 family protein, which translates to MNVSTELTAAVASLEKDVVHALETGDESGVEILGYGEISVVVELETGEGRFACKRLPRFSDRVAFDRYAELLDAYLEALGTVGVEPVSSTLVPVESGVGTYHGIDVDTGLVAYCVQPAFDPSRLAPNLLTSRGSEPLLADIVQTTVRAIGPDLGLDAQVSNWAQVGGRLVYLDVTTPLMRTDDGSERLDTGIFLASLPWAMRGIVRRFMLTEILSHYYNPRAALLDLAGNLVKERLDAHIQTAVTLANAYVTPHITEHEAREYYRSDSRTWALLQRIRRADRYWQERVRQRTYPFLLPGRIER; encoded by the coding sequence ATGAACGTGTCGACCGAACTCACCGCGGCCGTGGCGTCGCTGGAAAAGGACGTCGTCCACGCTCTCGAGACGGGTGACGAGTCCGGCGTGGAAATCCTGGGCTACGGCGAGATCTCGGTGGTCGTCGAACTCGAGACCGGTGAGGGCCGCTTCGCGTGCAAGCGCCTTCCGCGCTTTTCGGACAGGGTGGCGTTCGACCGCTACGCCGAGCTCCTCGACGCCTACCTGGAGGCACTGGGCACGGTGGGCGTCGAGCCCGTGTCGAGCACACTCGTCCCGGTCGAGTCGGGCGTCGGCACGTACCACGGGATCGACGTCGACACCGGTCTGGTCGCCTACTGCGTGCAACCGGCGTTCGACCCCTCCCGTCTCGCCCCGAACCTGCTGACGAGTCGCGGTTCTGAGCCGCTCCTCGCCGACATCGTGCAGACCACCGTCCGCGCCATCGGCCCCGACCTGGGGCTGGATGCGCAGGTCTCCAACTGGGCACAGGTCGGCGGACGGCTCGTGTACCTCGATGTCACGACACCGCTCATGCGCACCGACGACGGTTCGGAACGGCTCGACACCGGGATCTTCCTGGCGTCGCTCCCCTGGGCGATGCGCGGCATCGTGCGTCGGTTCATGCTCACCGAGATCCTGAGTCACTACTACAACCCACGCGCCGCACTCCTGGATCTCGCCGGCAATCTCGTGAAGGAACGCCTCGATGCGCACATCCAGACAGCGGTGACCCTGGCGAACGCCTACGTCACGCCCCACATCACCGAGCACGAGGCACGTGAATACTACCGGTCGGACTCGCGAACCTGGGCACTGCTCCAGCGGATCCGTCGCGCCGACCGTTACTGGCAGGAACGTGTCCGGCAGCGAACGTACCCGTTCCTCCTTCCCGGCCGCATCGAACGCTAG
- a CDS encoding FtsX-like permease family protein has translation MRILTRKLRRDLRRQSWQFAAVAVTIVLGITLFAASFDAFRNLSRSYHRTYERLAFADLTVSGGDDGQFSVAAAGTDGVAAVAGRRQADLPVRVTDDERFYGRIVGMPVDNQPAVDQVQVTSGEYLSSDEPTGVLVEQHMADHFDLTPGDTLDVLLGEGYTTVTVVGTVISAEYLWPARSRQQLFTTPDDFGVLFVPESLVRQAPAEAQVTQTLVLYDDDTDSTSLDDELAKVAADAEATDIQTQAEQPSNAALSEDLQGFEQLSFMFPVLFLTAAGLATLILLNRIVRAQRPQIGTLMANGLGATTIRRHFLAYGLLVGTAGAIIGGVLGLLLGRLITGAYTSALSIPDTVVGFYPLTLAVGIIFGVGMGAVAAFVPARTASRIRPAEAMNPHPTATRTGPSLVERLLPPVRRLPIRWRMSLRGIGRNRRRAASIVIGVVLSLTLILASWGMLDTTQILVNEQFNEIQHDDAQAFFTVPVDDSVTSAVSATEGVEDAERVVALNASIAHGDEQYATQLQAFQHDTAMHTFTTSSGTIPLPDEGVLAGSAVRSLIGADVGDDVTISFSSPETTITTTIAGFVDEPLGTLLYMDQGQLVEALAAADPSVSSDALTSPAVASVMAIYDDGADADAVQSHLLDLDSVAAVVSTRSLLDAVNGALALFYVFVGIMLVFGASMAFALLFNMISVNIAERSVELATMRANGLAVREVNRLMTGETLLLTLIGIPLGLVVGYGVSAAFMASYSSDLFDFSLQMRSTSLFFAAVAIVVTALVAQWPALRAVRRIDIAAIVRERAV, from the coding sequence ATGAGGATCCTCACCCGCAAGTTGCGGCGTGATCTGCGGCGACAGTCGTGGCAGTTCGCAGCCGTCGCTGTGACGATCGTCCTCGGGATCACGCTCTTCGCCGCCTCCTTCGACGCGTTCCGGAACCTCAGTCGCTCCTACCACCGCACCTACGAGCGACTGGCGTTCGCCGACCTGACCGTGAGCGGCGGCGACGACGGGCAGTTCAGCGTCGCCGCTGCCGGGACCGACGGTGTGGCGGCGGTCGCCGGGCGGCGCCAGGCCGACCTCCCCGTACGGGTCACCGACGACGAGAGGTTCTACGGGCGCATCGTCGGCATGCCCGTCGATAATCAGCCCGCCGTCGACCAGGTCCAGGTCACCTCCGGTGAGTACCTGTCGTCGGACGAGCCCACCGGCGTCCTCGTCGAGCAGCACATGGCGGACCACTTCGATCTGACACCTGGCGACACCCTCGACGTGCTCCTCGGCGAGGGGTACACGACCGTGACCGTCGTGGGTACGGTGATTTCCGCCGAGTACCTCTGGCCGGCACGCAGCCGCCAGCAACTCTTCACGACCCCCGACGATTTCGGCGTGCTGTTCGTCCCCGAGTCACTCGTCCGGCAGGCACCTGCCGAGGCCCAGGTCACGCAGACCCTGGTGCTCTACGACGACGACACCGACAGCACGTCGTTGGACGACGAGCTCGCGAAGGTCGCCGCTGATGCGGAAGCCACCGACATCCAGACCCAGGCGGAGCAGCCGTCGAACGCCGCGCTGAGCGAGGATCTCCAGGGGTTCGAACAACTGTCGTTCATGTTCCCGGTGCTGTTCCTCACGGCAGCGGGACTGGCCACGCTCATCCTCCTGAACCGGATCGTGCGCGCCCAGCGACCGCAGATCGGCACGCTCATGGCCAACGGCCTGGGAGCCACCACCATCCGGAGGCACTTCCTCGCCTACGGGCTCCTCGTCGGCACCGCCGGAGCGATCATCGGTGGCGTCCTCGGGCTCTTGCTCGGTCGGCTCATCACCGGCGCCTACACGAGCGCCCTCAGCATTCCCGACACGGTCGTCGGCTTCTACCCCCTCACGCTCGCGGTGGGGATCATCTTCGGCGTCGGCATGGGCGCTGTCGCGGCGTTCGTCCCCGCTCGCACCGCGTCGCGGATCCGTCCCGCCGAGGCGATGAACCCGCACCCAACGGCGACACGAACGGGCCCGAGCCTCGTCGAGCGGCTCCTGCCTCCCGTTCGCCGGCTGCCGATCCGCTGGCGCATGTCGCTGCGCGGTATCGGACGCAACAGGCGCCGTGCAGCCTCCATCGTGATCGGTGTCGTTCTCTCGCTCACGCTGATCCTGGCGTCCTGGGGCATGCTCGACACGACGCAGATTCTCGTGAACGAGCAGTTCAACGAGATCCAGCACGACGACGCCCAGGCGTTCTTCACTGTCCCCGTCGACGACTCGGTCACCTCGGCCGTGTCGGCGACCGAGGGCGTGGAGGACGCCGAACGCGTCGTCGCCCTCAACGCCTCGATCGCGCACGGCGACGAGCAGTACGCCACACAACTCCAGGCGTTCCAGCACGACACGGCGATGCACACCTTCACGACGTCATCGGGGACCATTCCGCTGCCCGACGAAGGCGTCTTGGCCGGTTCGGCGGTTCGCAGCCTGATCGGTGCCGATGTCGGCGACGACGTCACCATCTCCTTCTCGTCGCCCGAGACGACCATCACGACGACGATCGCGGGCTTCGTCGACGAGCCACTCGGCACGCTGCTCTACATGGACCAGGGACAGCTCGTCGAGGCGCTGGCGGCCGCGGACCCGTCGGTGTCCTCCGACGCGCTCACCTCGCCGGCTGTGGCGTCGGTGATGGCGATCTACGACGACGGTGCCGACGCCGACGCCGTGCAGTCACATCTCCTCGATCTCGACTCGGTGGCGGCAGTTGTGTCCACCCGTTCACTCCTGGACGCCGTGAACGGAGCGCTCGCGCTCTTCTACGTGTTCGTGGGGATCATGCTCGTCTTCGGAGCCAGCATGGCGTTCGCCCTGCTCTTCAACATGATCTCGGTCAACATCGCGGAGCGGTCGGTCGAGCTCGCCACGATGAGGGCGAACGGTCTGGCGGTGCGCGAGGTGAACCGTCTGATGACCGGCGAGACGCTTCTCCTCACACTCATCGGAATCCCGTTGGGCCTGGTTGTGGGCTACGGGGTGTCGGCGGCCTTCATGGCGAGCTACAGCTCCGACCTGTTCGACTTCAGCCTCCAGATGCGCTCCACGAGCCTCTTCTTCGCCGCGGTCGCCATCGTGGTCACGGCGTTGGTTGCCCAGTGGCCGGCCCTTCGGGCCGTCCGGCGCATCGACATCGCTGCCATCGTGAGAGAACGCGCGGTCTGA
- a CDS encoding ABC transporter ATP-binding protein, translating into MITEGSTSPAVAAAGLTKTYGSGETLVRAVDSVDFEIGAGEFVVLLGPSGSGKTTMLNMIGAIEEPTGGSIRVSGTEVADLDRSGQTEYRRGTVGFVFQFYNLVPTLTALENVQLVAELSTREASEERSRRRLEEVGIGERADHFPAQMSGGEQQRVAIARALVKDPLLLLCDEPTGALDLETGRQVLGLLREVCNQGRTVLTVTHNSTIADMADRVMRLRDGRLADVRVQDDPTPPGDLEW; encoded by the coding sequence GTGATCACCGAAGGCAGTACCAGCCCCGCCGTCGCCGCGGCGGGCCTCACCAAGACCTACGGCAGCGGCGAGACGCTCGTACGGGCGGTCGACTCGGTCGACTTCGAGATCGGTGCCGGTGAGTTCGTCGTGCTGCTCGGGCCGAGCGGCAGCGGCAAGACGACCATGCTCAACATGATCGGCGCCATCGAGGAGCCGACCGGGGGTTCGATCCGCGTGTCGGGAACCGAGGTGGCGGATCTCGACCGCAGCGGCCAGACCGAGTACCGCCGCGGCACCGTCGGCTTCGTGTTCCAGTTCTACAACCTCGTACCGACCCTGACCGCTCTGGAGAACGTCCAGCTCGTCGCGGAGCTCTCCACCCGTGAAGCCTCCGAGGAGCGCAGTCGTCGCCGCCTCGAGGAGGTGGGGATCGGGGAACGTGCGGATCACTTCCCCGCACAGATGTCCGGTGGCGAGCAGCAGCGTGTGGCGATTGCCCGTGCTCTCGTGAAGGATCCCCTCCTGCTGCTCTGCGACGAGCCCACCGGGGCTCTCGACCTCGAGACCGGGCGTCAGGTCCTGGGTCTGCTACGCGAGGTGTGCAACCAGGGCCGCACGGTCCTCACGGTCACGCACAACTCGACGATCGCCGACATGGCCGACCGGGTGATGCGCCTTCGTGACGGTCGGCTGGCGGATGTCAGGGTGCAGGACGACCCGACCCCGCCCGGGGATCTGGAGTGGTGA